The Maribacter aquivivus DNA window CCTTTATAGCCTGTATGGTGGCAAGAATTACACCCTACAGCTGTATAATGATATTTAAGTTCTTTTGGTATTTTAAAATTTGAAGGAAATAAACTTTGATCAATTTCAGATTTTACCTTACAATTATTACAAAGTTTTCTCACCAATCTTTGCGCTAAACTCATGTTCAAGGTACTGGCAATTAAAAAAGAGGGTACCCCCATATCTATAAGTCTAGAAATAGTGCCCCATGCAGAATTGGTATGTATGGTAGACAAGACCAAATGACCTGTCTGTGCAGCTCGAATAGCTATGTTTGCCGTTTCTGCATCTCTAATCTCACCAATCATAATGATGTTTGGATCCTGTCGTAAAAATGTTTTTAAAGTTTTTACAAAATCTAATCCGATATTTTCTTTTAGTTGAACTTGATTAATGCCATCTAGAGTATACTCTATAGGGTCTTCTAGAGTTAAAATATTATCTTCCTCTTTATTTAATTCCTTTAGGGTCGCATATAAGGTGGTAGTTTTTCCCGAACCAGTGGGTCCAGAAATTAAAATAATTCCACTAGGTTTTTTAAGACTTTCTCTATAAGTTTTTAATTCATTTTCAGAAAAACCAAGTTTGTTTAAATCTATAATCCTGCTGTCCTTGCTAAGAATTCTTAATACTAGCTTTTCACCATTTAATATTGGTAAGGTAGATACTCTTATATCAAATTCATTGCCATTTGTATTTATAGAAATACGACCATCTTGGGGCAATCTTTTTTCTGCAATATCAAGATCAGCTTTAATCTTGACTTTGTTTACCATTGTTGGGTATTTATCTACTGGGATAACAAATTGTTCTATTAGTTTTCCATCTATTCTAAAACGAACTCTGCAGCGTTTTTCGTAAGGTTCAAAATGTATATCACTGCTTCCCATATTTTGGGCATCAATTAGTAGCTTTTCAAGAAAATCATCAGAATAATTAAGACTATTCACCTTTTTACTGGTGTTTGACCTGTAATTAAATGTCAATAATTTTTGTAGCTCTTCTTGAGTGCAAATTTCAAGTACAACGTTGGTGTTTAATATAATTTTTAATTCGGTTGATAACTGTTTTGTTTCAGAATTATCTGTTTTAAAAACAATTTCATCTTTTTGAAGTTCAACAGGTACTATCCTATAATGGAATGCTTGTTCAGAAGATATTTTCTGAAGTACATTTGCAGGTATATTATAGGTAGTATTTTTTGTCATTAGAAGTTATATAATGAAGGTTGGTTTGGTAGAAATTCAATTGAAAAAACAAATACTAGAAATAAACTCATTAAGCCCGCTAATGGAATACCGTTAGCTTTATTTTTCTTCTTTTGAATTAATGACACCATTAACGAAAATATGATTGATGAAACAAATAAAATTAAAAAGGTAACTGTTGGAAAACCTAAGGCAAAGGCATAGAAAAAAAGTACATCTCCAAGTCCAAAACTTACATTTAAAAATTTCATTTTTCTTATAATTCGTGTATACAGAAATAAAATTGCTAGTATGCTTGTTGTTAAAATGATATTCATTACTAAGAAAATATAACTGTACTGAATGATGGTTTTGTTCTCATATAAAACGAATAACAACAAACCAGTTATTGGGAAAAGAACCCAACTAACTTTTTTCTCTCTTATATCTTGCAAGGTTATAAGCGCTAATACAATTAATAACGATATTTTAATGGTTAAAATCAATCCTTTATTATTTGCTTAGGATTACCATTTTCGTCTATTTCCCATACATTGAATATACCGTCGCCGTCAAAATCTGTAATAGCCTCAGCTTTTGCTTTAAAAGTTGCATTGTCAGCACTTATAATTTCATAAACATAATTAGCGGTGCCATTCTCTTTAACGGTTTTAGGGGCAACAAAATCTAATTCGTTTAAATCATTAGAATATTTACTATACATATATCTATGAGTAGTTTGTGTATTATAGATAGCCTTTAACTGAGTTTGAGCTTCAATACTTTTAGCCTTTGTTATTAAAGGCATTAAATTGGGTAATGCTAATAATAGTAGAATACCAATAATTGCTAAAACAATTAATGTCTCTTGTAGATTTAATGCTGGTATTTTTCTTTTAAGAATGGATGAAATCATAAATTTTGTTTTGTTAAATTTCACTTTACTATAACAAGAAAATAAGATCTATAGTATTTTATTATAGTATTAATCCTACTTATTGGTGAAATAATTGTGATTCTAAATAAAGCCTTTAGTTCTGGCCATTTTTAGTAACTCCACATTACCACCTTCAGGTACACCTAGTAATTTCTTCAATTCTTTTTTTCTTCTCTCAATAGTGGGCAGTGATAATGGGATGTGATTGGGTAAATCTTTCATTTTAGAACCTAATGACAAATGATATAATATTTTACGATTGTAACTATCTATATAGATGTCTTCAAAATTTGTAGGGCTTAAAAGATTATTTACTCTCTCACTATAATATGTTTTGTTATTCAAAACCCTGCCAACAGCTGTAATTAAAACATCCTCATCAATGTCAGATTTAATTAAGAACCCTTCTGGTTTTATACTATTAAAAATATTGGTTATATACTGCATATCATTTAAACCGGTTTGGATAATAATTTTGGTTTGTGGAAATTTTCTTCTCAAATACATGCCTAAATCTTCACCATCGTTAATTGACTTAGATTCAGTACCTGGTAAATTGATGTCTAATAATACAAGTTCAAAAAAATCATCTTTTAATTCATTCATTTTTAAAAGAACATCATCACAATCATTGGAAGAATAAACATCTAGAGGATAATGTTGTTGTATTTGCTCAAGGGTTATTTCATATCCTCTTACCACCATAGGGTGATCATCCACAATTAATAATTTGGTAAGTTTTTTCATTTTATGCAAAATATTATACCAAAACGACGAATAAATGAAATTGTTTTGTCTGTTTACTGTTTTTATGATAATTATTTTGAAAAGCTATCAACTGGTAAAAAAGGTGAAAATTGAGTTTGTAGGAAAAGAAATACAGAACGATGGGATACCCCTCATTATAGCAAAAAAGATTTTTTAGAATTAATTAGTTTAGAATTCATTTAAACAGAAAATAAGTACACTTCGTCGGATTATTCTATTGAAAAAGAACTAGAAATTACCGTTTGTCGAAAATGATTTGCTAAATATTCATTAAAAATTTTGATTTGTTAAAGAAGTCATAAAACTGTCTAAAAAATCAAATTATAATTTATAATGGAAAAATTCACTAAAGTATTTGTTTTTATTTCCTTCTTATTTGGAATACAAACTATAAATGCTCAATGCCCAAATTTATTAGAGAATCAAGCTACTGGACCAAATTCTATTTCTTTTTTAAGTCAAAGTCTTTCGGCCGGCGCTGATTCAGCAATAGCCGTAAGTGATGCTGGTGAGTGTGGATTAACTATTGTTAATAACGATGCTAATCAACCTTGGGCAAAATATTTAATAACAATTGATTTGACTCAAAATGGTTTATTAGCAGGTGATGAATTGATAACCAGTATTGAGGTTCAGAATTCAAATGGACAACCAAGAATAGAATACAATCAAAATAATACTCCAAATACTGCCTTAGCATTTAGTAGCTTTAGTAGTTCTAATATATTCAATTCAACTTTTATTATCCCATCAGATATTAATACAATTGATATTTGGCTGTTTTCAAACTACACTCAAAATACACCAGGAAGTGTTACTTATAAAAACTTAAATATTTCTAAAGTTGCAACGGGTGGTGGAGATACTTCTTCACCTGTAATTACCAGTTTTACTTCTACTACCCAAACCAGCAATTCTATAGATTTAAGCTGGTCAGCTACAGATGATCAGGGTAGTATAAGTTATTCGTTGAGCCAAAATGGTCAAAATTTAGGGATATCTACAACAGCTACAAGTTATCAATCTACTGGTTTAACGGCTGAAACATCATATTCATTTACACTTTCAGTTACAGATACTAGTAGTAATACCACAACAAATTCAATAAATGTTACTACTTCTAGCACAGGCACTACGTCAACTGGTTCCTCTATTTGGACGGAAAATAATTCTATTGCTAGTTATGTTGGAAAAGTTGGTATTGGTACCTCATCTCCCGGAAATTATGAACTGGCGGTCAATGGTAATATTAGAGCTAAGGAAGTTAAAGTTGAAACTGCAAATTGGCCAGATTATGTATTTGACAATACTTATGTTTTGCCAAGCCTTGAAGAAGTGCAACAGCATATAGCACAAAAGGGACATTTACCTAACATACCTTCTGCCAAAGAAATTGAATCAAATGGTCTAGAACTTGGTGAAATGAACAGGCTTTTATTGGAAAAGATTGAGGAAATTATGTTGTATACAATACAACAACAGAAAGAAATAGAAGAATTAAAACTGAAAATTCAAAATAACCAACAAAATGAAGAATAAACTACTTTTTATAGTAATAACGGTTTTATGTTATGGTTCCATTTATGCTCAAAATCTTATTCAAACAGATGAATGGGTAGCAGGAACATCAGGTAGAACTGATTCCTTTCAAAATCAAGGTACAGACTCTCAAAATTCGAGAATTAATATGGTTGGGCCTTATGGCGATAATACTGTAGTCTGGCAAGCTTTAGCAGATGGGTCTTCAAGTTTTAATGGAGGTTTTTCGGCAAACGGAGTTATAATGGATACAGACAAAGCTTATAGAATAAGTTTTTGGATACAATCTCAAGGCGACATGAATTGCACCAATTATACAGGATTCACACCTTATGACACCTCTGGTAATTTAATTCAACCTTTTGAAACTGAAAATGGCAACCTAGTTAGTTGGCCTTATCATTCATCATTTAATGTGCCTAATAATAAATGGTTTTTAGTAATTGGCCATATAAGACCTAATGCTAATCCTGATTTAGGTATATCTGGTGTTTTTGATCCATTGGAAGGTACCTCTACTTCATTACCTTCTCCAACATTTGAAACCACCGATTTTATTTTCCCGTCCAATTATGCTCAAATTTCAACCCGTATACGTGCTTTTATGTGGTCATGTGGAGCCGGTGAAACAATGTCAATAGCGATGCCAAGAGTAGAAGAAATTAATGGACAAGAATTGTCGTTGGCCAGTTTATTATATGGTGAAGAAGATGGCGACGGAACTGATCCTGTCAACCCAAGTAGTTCTGTTTGGACTACAGACGGTCAAAACATAAACTATTCTTTAGGCAATGTTGGTATCGGGACTGAAGCCTTAGTAGATTTTAAACTAGCAATTGATGGTAATGTGCGTGCCAGAGAAATAAAAGTAGATACGGAAGTTTGGCCAGATTATGTTTTTACTAAAAACTATAAGCTTCCAACTCTAGCGGAAGTTCAAAAACATATAGACAAAAACGGTCACCTGATAAATATACCATCTGCAAAAGAGATAGAGGTAAATGGTTTAGAGCTTGGTGAAATGAACCGCTTACTCTTGGAAAAAATTGAAGAGTTGACGCTTTATTTAATAGAACAAGAGAAAAGAATTCAAAAGTTAGAAGAATTAAAGCATAAACGAGTAATCATTAATAATCTGTTAAATGATTAACAAATATTAAGCAACAATACTTCTGTTTATCTAAAAAAATAATTTTTTTAATAAAATAACTAAGAATGACCACAATCCAACTTATCGCTAAATCTTTAAAAGTATCTTTTTGCTTTATAATATTGTTATTTGGACAAAATCTCTACAGCCAATATACGGTAGTTGGTCCTAGTTCTGCAAATGTTAATGA harbors:
- a CDS encoding GspE/PulE family protein; translated protein: MTKNTTYNIPANVLQKISSEQAFHYRIVPVELQKDEIVFKTDNSETKQLSTELKIILNTNVVLEICTQEELQKLLTFNYRSNTSKKVNSLNYSDDFLEKLLIDAQNMGSSDIHFEPYEKRCRVRFRIDGKLIEQFVIPVDKYPTMVNKVKIKADLDIAEKRLPQDGRISINTNGNEFDIRVSTLPILNGEKLVLRILSKDSRIIDLNKLGFSENELKTYRESLKKPSGIILISGPTGSGKTTTLYATLKELNKEEDNILTLEDPIEYTLDGINQVQLKENIGLDFVKTLKTFLRQDPNIIMIGEIRDAETANIAIRAAQTGHLVLSTIHTNSAWGTISRLIDMGVPSFLIASTLNMSLAQRLVRKLCNNCKVKSEIDQSLFPSNFKIPKELKYHYTAVGCNSCHHTGYKGREAIYEILPIHKELRVPIRENVLEIDTILEEFNILTLKQNAIELINKGTTSIEEAYPLLSS
- a CDS encoding general secretion pathway protein GspG, coding for MISSILKRKIPALNLQETLIVLAIIGILLLLALPNLMPLITKAKSIEAQTQLKAIYNTQTTHRYMYSKYSNDLNELDFVAPKTVKENGTANYVYEIISADNATFKAKAEAITDFDGDGIFNVWEIDENGNPKQIIKD
- a CDS encoding response regulator, with amino-acid sequence MKKLTKLLIVDDHPMVVRGYEITLEQIQQHYPLDVYSSNDCDDVLLKMNELKDDFFELVLLDINLPGTESKSINDGEDLGMYLRRKFPQTKIIIQTGLNDMQYITNIFNSIKPEGFLIKSDIDEDVLITAVGRVLNNKTYYSERVNNLLSPTNFEDIYIDSYNRKILYHLSLGSKMKDLPNHIPLSLPTIERRKKELKKLLGVPEGGNVELLKMARTKGFI